CGTGCCCCCGCTTCGGGTTCTTCGGCAGCAGCGGCGACAGTATGGCCCACTGCTGCTCCGTCAAATCCGTCCGTCCCATGCCGTTATCCTGCCAAATTCAGCCAGACAGACCCTAGCCCTGTGGTGACCGCTTCCTTCAGGGCCCCCTGATACGCCTCGACCGTATTGGGCACCATATACACGTCCAGCCCGGCGTTGACGCTGGCGGCGGTGGCCCGCAGCAGGTCCGCGTGGGTGCGGTAGGTGCCCACCAGCCGGTCGATGTCGTTCCAGTCGCTCACCAGGAGCCCGCCAAAGCCCAGTTCGCCGCGCAGCACGCCGGTCAGCAGGGCGGCGGAGGCGTGCGCCGGCACCCCGTTCACGCTGCCACTGTTGGCCATCACGCTCAGGGCCCCGGCGCGAATGCCGGCCTGAAAGGGGGGCAGCACCGTTTCGTGCAGGGTGCGGGGGCTGAGCTCCGCGTTGCCCCGGTCCAGGCCCAGTGTGCCCAAGCCGTAGCCAGCGAAGTGCTTCAGGGTGGCGGCCACCCCCTCGTCCTGCAGGCCTGTCACCGCCGCCGCCACATGGTCGGCCACCAGCCACGGCGCCTCGCCAAAAGTTTCATAGAAGCGGCCCCAGCGGGGATCGCGCCCCACATCGGCCACCGGGGCAAAGGTCCAGGCGGCGTTCAGGGCGCGCAGGTCGCGGGCGGTGGCGCGGGCGGTTTCTTCGGTCAGGACCGGGCTGAAGGTTGCCCCCAGGCCAATGTTGTGCGGAAACAGCGTGGCGGCGGGGACGTTGTTGACTCCGTGGACCGCGTCGGTCCCGAACACCGCCGGGATGTTCCGGGGCCCGGCCGCCCGGCCCACTGCGTCCAGCGCCCCCAGAAAGTCCGCCCAGCCGCGCGGCGTGTTGGGCTGCGGGGTGTCGCCGCCCCCGTTGAGCACGCTGCCCGGCTTCAGGGCCCCAAAGGTCTGGGCCGCAGTGGCCGCCAGGGGCCCGCTGCGGCCCCCCTCGGTGAAGCGGAACACATGCGCCATCGTCACCTGACCGATTTTCTCGTCCAGGCTCAGCCCGGCCAGCAGGGTGCGCGCCCGGGCCTCGGCCGCCGCTGGGTCCAGCCACGCCGCCGGGGCCATGCCCGCCGCCGAACCCAGGCTGGCGCTCAGCAGCGCCAGGGCCAGCCCGCGTTTCACCCCGCGCGGGTGGAACCGTGGCCCCAAGGGTTCAAGCCGCGCCATGTACGAAGACGAGGGTGGCGTGACCCAGCCGGGCCTGTTCCGGCGGGTGGGCGCGGGAGACGGCCGCCCGCTCATACCGGCACGGTCTCCCGCGCCCGGGCCAGGAAATCGCGGTACCAGCGCCCGGACTGCTTCAGGGTGCGCGCCTGGGTGTCAAAGTCCACATGCACGATGCCAAAGCGTTTGTCGTAGCCTTCGGCCCACTCGAAGTTGTCCATCAGTGACCACGCGAAGTAGCCGCGCACCTTCGCGCCCTGGGTCATGGCCGCCTGCATGGCGGCCAGGTGCGCTTCCAGGTACCGCGTGCGTTCGCCGTCGTGCACAGTGCCGTCCTCGCTGACGGTGTCGGGGTAGGTGGAGCCGTTTTCGGTGATGTAGATGGCGCCGGGCGCGTAGTCCCGCTGCAGGCGCACCAGCAGGTCGGTCAGGCTGTCCGGGGCCACCTCCCAGTCAAAGCCGGTGTAGGCGCTGCCTTCCGGGCGAATCTGGCGGGCGTGCAGCCAGCCCTCGCCGGGGGCGTCCTGCATGACGGCGCGGGAATACATGTTCACGCCCAGAAAGTCAGTGGGCGCGGCGATCTGGTCCTCGTCGCCGGGCCGCACCAGCCCGCGCGCCTGGGGACTGGCCTCGCCCAGCAACTGAACCATGTCCTGCGGGTAGCCGCGCCCGTACAGTGGGTCCAGATACCAGCGGTTCTGAAAGCCGTCGCCCCGCCGGGCCGCCGCGTGGTCGGCGGCGCTGTCACTGGCGGGGTAGGTGTGGTGCAGGTTCAGGGTGATGCCCACCTGGGCGCCCGGCGCGGCCTCGCGGATGACTGGCACCGCCAGCCCGTGGGCCAGCAGCAGGTGGTGTGAGGCGGCAAAGCTGTCGGCCAGATCACTGGCCCCCGGCGCGTGAACCCCGTTGCCGTAGCCCAGGTACGCCGAGCACCACGGCTCGTTCAGGGTGATGAAGTGCCGCACCCGGTCCCCCAGCGCGCCCGCCACCACGCCCGCGTACTCGGCAAAGGCCTCGGCCGCGCCGCGCACCCGCCAGCCGCCCTCGTCCTCCAGGGTCTGCGGCAGGTCCCAGTGGTACAGCGTGGCCCAGGGGACAATGCCCCGGGCCAGCAGGCCGTCCACCAGCCGGTCGTAAAAGTCCAGCCCGGCCCGGTTCACGGCGCCGCGCCCCTGGGGCAGGACGCGCGGCCACGCCACGCTGAAGCGGTAGGCATTGACCCCCAGCCCCTGGATCAGGTCCAGGTCTTCAGGCAGGCGGTGGTAATGGTCGCAGGCCACGTCGCCGGTGTCGCCGCCGCGCACCTTGCCCGGGGCGGCGCAAAAGGTGTCCCAGATGCTGGGGCCCCGGCCGTCCTCATGGGCAGCGCCCTCGATCTGGTAGGCACTGGTGGCCACGCCCCAGGTAAAACGGGCCGGAAAACGCGCAGGGTCAGGGGTGTGATTGCTCATGCAAAAACTCCGTGGAAACAGGCAGGAAAGAAGGTCGAACACAGCGGGCGAAGGGCTGGATGGGGCCCGCTGTGGGCAGAAGAGGAGCTGACCAGAAATGAGGAACGGGGCAGAGGAGGGAAGAGGCCGGGCGGTGAAGGCTGATCCGGTCACCTCCAAAAACGATTCAGTTGGGGGGCCACAGAGAGGCGGGTGCACAAGGCGGCGCCTCACCCGCCTGCTGGGGGCCAGATGCGGGGGCGCCTCAGTCCTTGACCGCCCCGCTGGTCAGGCCGCTGATGACTTGACGGCTGGCGAAGAGAAACACGATCACCAGCGGAATCACGGTGATCACGACCAGCATCATGATCGCGCCCCAGTCCACGTTGGCGTTGGTGGCGCCGCCGCCCAGCCGGCGCAGGCTCAGGGGCAGGGTCATGGTGTCGGGCTCGCTGAGTTTCATGATCAGTGCGCCCTTGAAGTTGTTCCAGGCGCCCACGAACGTCACCACGCCCAGCGTGGCCAGAATGGGCCGGATCAGGGGCAGCACCACCCGGCGGTAGATGCCAAATTCCGTGGCGCCGTCGATGCGCGCGGCTTCAATGAGTTCGCGCGGCAGGGCCGAGGCGATGTACTGGCGCATCAGGAAGATGCCAAAGGCGTTGGCCATGCCCGGCACCCACAGGGCGCGCGGCTCCCCCACCCAGCCCAGCACGTTGTTCATCACCAGGAAGCTGGGAATGTCCATCACCAGCGGCGGAATGAGCATGGTGGCCAGGATGAAGGCGAACAGCGCCCGCTGGCCCCGGAAGTTGTACATGGCAAAGGCGTAGCCGGCCAGCGAGCAGAAAAACAGGGTGGTGGCGGTGGCGACCAGCGCGAGGTACAGCGAGTTCCAGAAGTGGCGCAGCGCCTTGCCGTCTGTGACCTGCAGCAGGCCGCGCAGGTTGTCGTCGAAGGCTGAGCCAAACCACAGGTGCGGCGGAAAGGCGAACACTTCGGCGCTGGGCTGCGAGGCCCACACGAACATCAGGTAAAAGGGCACCACCGACACGAAACACACCAGCCCCATCAGCAGCCACAGGGGCAGGCGGCGCCAGCCCCGCAGCGGGCGCTTGGGGCGGGCCACAGCAGGCGCCGCGCGAACCGGGGTACTGGTCACCGCTCACCTCCACGTGAAAACAGGACGTTGTTCACCATGCTCAGGGCAAAAATCGCCAGGAACAGCAGCCAGCTCATGGCCGAGGCGTACCCCATATCCAGGTCGCGGAAGGCGGTATTAAAGATGTGCATGGCGGTGGTCAGCCCTGCGCCGCCGCTGCCCCCGCCGTCATTGAGCAGCATGAAGGGTTCCTCGAACAGCTGCATGTTGCCCACAATCGTCAGGGTGAAGGCGTAGAACATCATGGGCCGGAGCAGCGGCAGCGTGATGTACCAGAATTGCTGCCATTTCCCCGCGCCGTCCACGGTGGCGGCCTCGTACACGTCCTCGCTGATGGCCTGCAGCCCCGAGAGGTACAGCACCACGTTCCAGCCCAGGTAGCGCCAGAACACCACCGCTGCCACCGAATACGGCACCATCCCAGGGTCGCCCAGCCAGCGCACCGGGTCCAGGCCCACCAGACCGCGCACGTAATTCAGCAGCCCCAGCCGCTCGGAGTACAGCGTGGCGAACACAATGGCAATCGCCACGGCGTTGGTGATGTACGGCAGAAACAGCACCGTGCTCAGGGTGCTCTGGTAGCGGCGCAGGCTCTGGTGAATCAGGAAGGCCAGCGGCAGCGCCACCAGATGCTGCGGCACCCCCGCCAGCAGGCCAATCCACACCGTGTTCTTCAGCGTGGTCCAGAACTGGTCCTGCCGGTCCAGGGCCAGCGCGAAGTTCTCGAAGCCCACGAACTTCCAGTTGCCCAGACCGTCCAAGGGGCTCCAGAGGTGAAAGGCCAGGAACAGGCTGAACAGCAGCGGAAACAGCCCGAACACCAGAAACAGAAGAAAAAACGGGCTGACAAACACGTACGGCGCGAAACGCTGCTGCAGACGCGCGTAGCTCAGCCGGGCGCGGGCGGGGGCGGGCAGGCGGTGTGACATGGCGGTCCTTGGAAGGGGAGGGGGGGCCGGCAAGGGCGCGCGCCAGTGACTTACACGCGCGCCTGCTGGCCAGGAAGAGGGGCGGGGGGGTGCTTACCGGGCGCGGCGCAGAATCTGGGCGCGGGCGTCAGACAGGGCCTGCTTGATGTCCTTGCCCTTTTCCAGCACGTTGGTCAGCTCGGTCTGCACGATCTGGTCGGCCACCGAGTCGTACTTGTTCACGTCAATGGGCTGGGTCTTGGCGGCGGCGTCGCGCCACAGCACGCGCGCTTTCTGGCCGCCCAGGAAGTCCACGGGGTCACTGAAGACCTTGTTCTTCTGCGCCGCGACCAGGGCCGGGAAGGCGCCGTTATCCTCAAAGGCGGCAATCTGCGAGCTCTGGTTCAGGGTCATGAACTTGATGAACTCCCAGGCCCACTGCTTGTTCTTGGCCTTGCTGGGAATGCCGTAGAAGGTGCCGCCCCACGAGGCAAAGGAGCGCTCCGGGAGGTTCTGCACGCGCCACAGGCCCTTGGTTTCGGGGGCCATCCAGTTCTGCAGGGCGCCCTGCAGCCACGCGCCGGAAAACTGCGTGGCGACCGTGCCCTTTTTAAAGGCGTCGTACCACTCGTTGGTCCACTCGCCCACCTTGGCGTCCAGGCCCGCGTCGCGGATCTGCTTGCTGAGGGTAAAGGCGCGCACGAAGCGGGCGTTGTCCGGGCCCACCAGCAGGTTGTTGCTCTTGTCGAAGTAAATGCCCTCGCCGCTTTTCAGGTTCGTGCGGATGATGATCCCGTACACCGAGGCCGCCGTGTTCACCAGGTAGGCGCCGGTCTTGGCCTTGATGGTCTTGCCGGCCGCAATGTAGGACTCCCAGGAGCGCTGCATGTTCACCGGGTTCACGCCGGCCTTGTCCAGCACGTCCTTGCGGTAGAAAAAGGTGCCGGGGCCGATGTCGGTGGGCATGGCGATAAAGCGCCCGTCGCTGCTGGTGGCCTGCGCAATCGTAAAGGGGGTGAACAGCTTCTTGGAGGCGGCGGCGCTGTAGGGCGCCTTGTTCAGGTCTTCCAGGCCCTGCCCCTCGGCAAATTTGGCCACGTAGCCCACTTCAATGGCCATCACGTCGGGCAGGCCCTGCCCGGTGGCCAGTGCGGTGGTCATGGCGTTGTGGTGGTCGGCGTACTGCTGCGCCTGCATGTTGATCGTGACGTTGGGGTATTTCTTCTGCCACGCGGGCAAGATCGCCTTGATCGAGCTGTCCAGGCTGGGAAAGACCGCCACGGTCAGGGTCACCTTTTCCTGGGCGTGGGCCTGCCCCAGCAGCAGGGCGGCGGCAAGAACGGACACGAGACCTTTGTTCATAGAAACCTCCAGAAGGTTATGAAAGCGCTTTCAGATTGGAGCGAAAGAAGGGGCCATCTGGGCCCGGTGCGGGGCAGGGAAGGGCTAACCAGCAGGGCCTGTCATGGTCGGCTCCGGGGCGGGGCGGTGGATTCGCGGATCACCAGTTCAGGGGTAAACACGTGCCGCTGCGCGGGCTGGCCGCCCAGCAGCTTCAGGGCTTCCTGCGCGGCGCTCACGCCAATGTCGTAAATGGCCTGGCGCACGGTGGTCAGGGGCGGGGTCATCAGGCGCGAGGTCACCACGTCGTCAAAGCCGGTCAAGGAAACGTCGTCCGGCACCCGCAGTCCGGCGCGGTACAGGGTCAGGCGCGCGCCCAGGGCCATCTGGTCGTTGGCGCACACCAGGGCCGTGAAGGGCCGCCCGGTGTCCAGCAGGCGCTGCGCGGCCTGTTGCCCGCCGTCTTCGAGGTACTGCCCCACCTGAATCAGGTCGGGGTGGATGCTCAGCCCGGCGTCCTGCAGGCAGCCCAGAAAGGCGTTCTTACGCTCCACGGCGTCGCTCTGGCGCTCGGCGCCGCTGATGTACGCGAACTCGCGGTGGCCCAGGTCCAGCAGGTGCCCGGCGATCAGGCGCATACCCAGGGCGTTGTCCATCACGATGCAGCTGTCGGACAGCCCCTGCACCTCGCGCCCCACGGCGATCATGGGCACGCGCTGGGCCAGGGGGCGCAGCACCTCGTCGTCCAGAATGCCGCCCAGCAGAATCACGGCGTCCACCCGGCGGGCCAGCAGCACGTTCAGGGCTTCCTGCTCGCGCTCGGTGCGCCACTGCCCGCTGATCACGATGGGGTGGTAGGGCGTGTCGTTCAGCGCCGCTTCGATGCCGGTCAGGGCCTCGCCGTAAAAGGTGGAGTGCAGGCTGGGCGTCACCACGCCGATGCTCAGGCTGCGCCCGCCCGCCAGCGCCTGCGCCTGGGGATTGGGCCGGAAATTCAGCCGCGCGATCACCGCTTCCACCCGCACCCGTTTGTCCGGCGCCACGTTGGCGGTGCCGTTCAGAATGCGTGACACCGTGCTGGGCGAAACGCCCGCTTCACGCGCCACTTGGGCCAGGGTGACTGGTTCGAGCACAGGCAGACAGCTCCTTAGGCGCGCAGACGCGGCCGTCTGCGAAAGAGGACTTGAGAGGTAAGGGCAGCGTAGTCCTCTTTGAAAGCGCTGTCAAGACGGTGGAGCGGCGGCTTTTGGGCTGGGTCAGACAAGGGGGGTTGGGCCGTACATGAAGGAGAGCAGGGGTGGGATGGGGGCTTAGACGGGACTCAATGGAGTCCGGGCCGCCCGGTGGCCCCCTCACCCTTCCGCCGCTCCGCTCCTCCCTCCCTCTCCCACCAGGGGAGAGGGGAACATGGGGAAAGCAAGTCCTTTTTAGCCCGTCTCAGCTGGCCACCCCGCACCCGTCTCCTTCCCCTTGGCTGCCTCGACACCCCGCCCCATTCCTTCCTTCCCACGCCGTACAGTCGCCCTATGCACCACGATCTGACGATCTCGGATGGCCCGTACACCCTGCGCCCGCTGCGGGAGGCCGACAGCGCGCCGCTGCTGGCCCTGGCGCAGGCCAGCGCCCAGGAATACGCGCAGATGGTCACGCCGCCTACCCTGGGGCGCTACTACGCGGCGGCGCTGCAGGCCGTGGACCAGCAGCCCTTCGTAGCGCTGGTGAACGGCGAGTATGCCGGGGCCACCCGCTACATGGAGATGCGCCCCCAGCAAAAGCGCCTGGAAATCGGCAGCACGTGGCTGGCCCCGGCCCACATGCGCACGCCCGCCAACCGCACCTTCAAGCGCCTGCTGCTCGCCCACGCTTTCGAGGAACTGGGCATGCTGCGCGTGGAGATCAAGACAGACATTCTGAACACCCGCTCGCAGCGGGCCATTGAGGCGCTGGGGGCAGTGCGCGAGGGCGTGCTGCGCCAGCACATGCCGCGCCAGGACGGCACCCAGCGCGACACAGTGATGTATTCCATTGTGGCAGCCGAATGGCCGGCGATCAGGGCGCGGCTGGAGGGGTCGGCACGCAGGTAACGGTTTCGGTGCCGGGGACCAGCGCGGCCTGACAGGGCGGGGCGTCCGGCGCTTCTTCCGTGACCTGCACGGTCTGGGGCGCGCTGAACTCGGGGACCAGGGCCCAGCCCTCGTCGTCGGTGGTGGGGTCGCCACTCAGGTTCAGGCGGGCGTATTTCAGCGGCGTGCCGTCGGGGTGCAGCAGCCGCACCCAGGCAAAGCGCGCGAAGTTCTTGCTCCAGTCCAGCACCGTCACGCCGTAGGGCGACAGGCTCAGGGTGCGGCCATCCTCCTGCACGCTGACCGTCACGGGCAACTGGTCAAAGTCGGGGGCCACGGCCGCCACGCGCGTGCCGCTGGCCAGCAGCACCAGGGCGTCGCCCCGGCGGTCGGTGACCACCCGCACGCCCCCCACCACCAGCGGCACGCCGGACACGCCCGTGCGCACCAGCACCCCGGGCCCCGCCTCGGCCGCCGTGAGGAACAGCTGCCCCCCCACCCAGGCGGCGCCCACGCTGCCCGAGACCCGCGCTTCGCCGGTGGTGGACACCTGCGCGGCGGCGCGGGCCTGCCCCACGTACTGGTAGCCCAGGGTGGCCGCGCGTGTGCCGCTGCTGCCCAGCACCGCGCCGGCGTTCAGCGTGTGTTCGGGGGCCAGCTGGTAGACCGCCCGCGTTTCCAGCAGGGCCGCGCCGTTCTCGGTACTGGCCACCGCATTCAGGCCCAGCTTGGGCGTGGGCGTCCAGGTGACGCCCAGGGTGGCCCGCCAGCCCACCTGGCCGTCGTTGGCGGTCACGGCCGCGCCCAGGGCCGCGCTGAGGTCGGGGCTGAATTTGCGGGTGACGCTCAGGCCCAGTTCGCCGCGCGCCGCGCCGGGGGTGGCCTGCGCCCGCAGGCCCAGGCTGGTGCCCCGCGCGCTCCAGCCCACCTGCCCGGCGACCGAGGCCGCGCGCAGGTCCAGGGGCGGCACCACGGCGCCCACCCCAAAGCGCCACTCGCCCCGGGCCCAGGTGGCGTCGCCGCTGAGCAGCAGCCGCGTGCGCGTGGCCGAGTCGTACTGCACCCCGAACCCCGTGTTCAGGTCCGTGACCACGTAGCGCGCCGAGGCCTTGAGCTGCTGGCGGGCCGTGTCGGCGTCCAGTTCGGCGCTCAGGCTCCATTCGTCGCTCAGGCCGTAGACGGCGGTGGCCTGCGTGGCGGCCCGGGTGCCGCGCACCCCGGCCTGTGCCCGCAGCGCCAGCGCGCGGGCCGTGACCTGAATATCGGCCGCCGTGTAGGTCACGCGTTCAAAGCGCGTGCCAGTGGCGTCGCGGATGCGCAGCTCCACGGTGCCGGCCGGCAGGTCCAGCGGCAGGTTGCGAATCGTCAGGGTGCCGGCGGCCGCGTTCAGGCGCGGCACCTCCACGCCGGGCACGCGCAGTTCCACCTCGGCGTCCAGCGGCAGCGCCACCACCAGTTGCGGCAGGCGGTAGGCGCGCACGCTGCCGTAGGTCACGGTCAGGCCGCTGATCTGTTCGTCGGCCAGCCGCAGCGGCGCGCCCCCCAGCTTGACGGCGTAGGCGGCGGCTTCCACCGACAGGTTGTCGCGCACCTGATACGCCGCGCCCAGTTGCCCCTGCCACGCGGTCGCCAGCCCCTGGCCCCCGGCTTCACCCACCTGCGCCCCCAGCGCAAAGCGGCCATTCTGGTAGCCCGCGCGCACGGTGGCGGTGTGGGTGATCAGCGCGCTCTGGGTCTCGTCGCCCGGGCGGCGTGCCACTTCGCCCTGCACGCCCAGCGTGGTCACAGGGAGGGTGGGCAGCACCTCGGCTTCGGGGGGGCGCACCTGTCCCAGGTCCAGGGTGTTGTTGGGCAGCAGTTCCAGGCGCGGTCCCACGCTCAGGGTCAGTTCGCCGGGGTCGTAGCGCAGGTCCAGGGCGGCATTCAGGCGCACGAACTCCTGGCCGTCGCAGCGGGCGCGGGCGTCCGCGTACCCGGCCTCGGCCTCGCGCAGCACCGACGGCGAGAGCCAGAAGCGCTCGCCGTCCATCAGCACCAGGGTGCCGCCCCGGCCCTGACCGGCCACCGTGACGTCCACAAACGTCTGGGGCAGGGCGCAGGGGTCCGGGGCGGGCGCGTCCTGGGCGGCGGCAGCACCCGCCAGGGCCAGCAGGGCGGCCAGACCCAGCGCCGCGCCCAGCCGGGGCCGCTTAGGGCAGGCGCAGCGGTTCACGCCGCTCCTCGCCGTTCATGTCGGAATACACCAGTTCGGCGCTGGTCGGCAGGGCGTCCAGGGTCAGCGGCAGGCTCAGGGTGCTGCCGCCCAGCACGGCGGCGTTGCCCAGGCTCAGGCGCGCCTCGCCGGCCACCACGTTCACGTCGCGCAGCGTCAGGTGCCGGTTGCCCGCGTTGGTCAGGTCCAGCATGACCTTGCCGTCTTGCAGGCGCAGGCCGTAGCTCAGCTTGGGAGCGCTGCTGGCGGGGGCCACGTAGACCGGCATGGACACCTGCACCAGCTGGCGCAGGGTCAGGCCCACATTGCCCTCGTTGTTCTGCTGCGAGGGCACGTCGGCGGTGGGCACCTGCCGCACAAAGACGCGGTAGGCCAGTTCTTCATTGCCGGCCTTTTTCAGCAGGCCCACCCGGATCACCTGGCTTTTGCCCGGTTCCAGGGTGAACTGCGCGGGGTTCACCACCACGTCGCGCGTGGGCGTGTAGACATGCTGCCCGTTTTCGGTGCTCCACTTGCGAATTTCCAGCTGAAAGGTCATGGGCGCGTCGCCGGTGTTGTCCATGCGCACCTGCGCGGTGTTGGTGCGCGCCGGGTCCATGTTGAAGGCGGTGGGGGACAGGGCAAAGGTCTGGGCTCCGGCCACACCCAACAGGCACAGCAGCGTCCACAGCAGAAAGCGGATCATGGCAGGTCTCCAGCAGGGTCCAGCGCCTCAGCGCGGACCGAAAGTAGGGTCGAGTAATCGCCGCCGGCCAGATTCAGCTGTCCGGGCGGCACCAGCACGTTCAGGGTAAAGGTTCGCCGGCCCACCACGCTCAGGTCGGCGGGCCAGTCGGTCAGCAGGGCCTGGGCCGTGGTGCGCCCCGACTGCAGCGTGAACGGCGCGCGTGGGCCGTGCAGGGGGCCGTCAGGCGTGCTCAGGGTGACCGCAAAGCGGCCCGGCGGGCAGACCACCGTGACCTCCAGCTGGCCCTGGGCGCCCACCGGAAAGCGGTAGGGCGCAATGGCCGCCGTCACGCTGATCTGGCAGCGGGGGGCGGGGGCGGTGCTGGGGGTGGCCTGGGCCACCGGGCAGAGCGTGCCCAGCAGCAGGGCAGGCAGCAGCGCAGCGGGCAATCGGAACAACGCCATCATCTCCTTGCAGGAAGGCGAAGCAACCTGACCTCTGGGTGGGGTCAGGTTGCCCGGGAAACGGGGTGCTTACTCGTCGTAGTTGAAGCTCACCACCAGGTTGCCCGTGTAGTTGCCGCCGGGGACCGACCACGCGGTGTTCAGGTCGCTGCCGGCGCCGCCCAGCTTGAAGCTCACGAGGCGCTCGTAGTACTGGTAGGTCATGGTGTTGCCGTTGCCCATGGAGCGGTTCATGGTGCCGGTGGCGCCGTTGCTGACCGCCATGCTCCAGGGGTTGGTGGGGCTCCAGGCCGCGCCCTTGATCTGGAAGGTGTAGGGCTGGCCGCCGCCGCTGGTGTCGCGGGTCATGGTGATGTCGGCGATGGGGGCGATGGTCAGGGCGGTGCGGTGGTTGCAGTCCACACCCAGCGCGCGGATGGCGGGGGTGGTGACGTTGCGCACGGCGCTCACCACGCCGCCGCCCAGGGTGTTGAGGTTCACGGCGCTCCAGGTGCGGCTCAGGCCGGCGGCGCCGTTGTACTCGGGGCTGGTGTAGCCGGTGATGCACACGTTCTGCACGCGCATGTTCAGCGGGGTGGTCTGGGTGCCGGCCACGTTGGCGGCGGCGGCGGTGCTCACGGTCATGCTCAGGGCCAGCAGTGCAATGTTCCTCATGTTCTTCCCTCCGAAGGTCAGGGGCCTGGGACGCAGGCCAGCGGTAGCGAGGTGGGCGGTGGGCAAAGTCTTTCGGGGCTGGGGGGCCGCCTGGGCCCCGCTTCGCCGCTGCTCTGCCCGCATCCGGCTCAGTTCACGGGCGGGAAGACGCTCTCCCCAGCACCTCCAACCCGTTTCCTGTGCCACTACTGTAAAAAACCCCACGTTAATGGAGCGTTAACTCGAAAAATGCCCTGCTGCACGGCAAAAAAAGGACCGCGTTGTGAACAGGTGTCCCTTTCATGAACGGTGCAGGCAAGAACCAGGGGCGCCCTGCAGAGGGGTCAGAGTCGCCGTCCCGTTCCGTCCTGGCCGTTGAAGCACAGGGCCAGCCTGTGGCGCTGCTCGGTCTATACCGCTGCGGGGGCCGGTCTACTGCTCGGGCCGCAGCAGGGGATAGGGGTTGATGGCGCCCCCGGCCGCATAGATCCCGTAGTGCAGGTGGGGCGGGGTGCCGCGCGCATTGCCGCTGTCGCCCACAAAGCCCACCACGTCCCCGGCCCGCACCCAGTCGCCGCGTTTCAGGTTCGGGTAGCGCTCTAAGTGGGCGTAGTAGTGGCGCTGCCCGGCCGGGCCCAGCACCATCACCGTGCGGCCCCCCAGACCGTTGGGACCCACATTGATCACCAGCCCGCGCGTGGTGGCCCGGATGGGCGTGCCACGCGGCGCGAAGATGTCAATGCCTTCGTGGCGTCGGCCCCCGCTGCGGGCCGCGCCCCAGGTGTCTTCAAAACGTTGTCCGGGCAGCGGATTGGGCAGGCTGCGCGTGGCCGGCGCCGGAGAGGCCAGCAGCGCCGAGACCTGCCGCGCCTGCTGCAGCAGCGGCCACAGCCACAACAGAACCCCGGCCAGCACGGCCGCCAGCACCCCCATTCCAACCCACCGCCGCATGGGGGCAGCATGGCGTGCACAGCGCCCGGCCGACACCGGCAAAAGTTGCAGACCGGGCCCTGGGCTAGGGCCTCAATTGCCAGGACTGTTACACTCTAAAGAGAACATAAAGGTGGCCTGCCGCTCCCCCCGGCCCCGCCACAAGGAGCCCAGCATGCTGGCCTACACCCCCATGATTCTTCCGTTTCTGGCGTCGCTGACCCTGACCAGTGGGCTGGGCGCCGTGGCCGCTGGCCGGCCCAGCGCGGCGGCGCGCACCTTTGCGTGGCTGATGGCCGGCCTGTCGGTCTGGACCCTGTGCTACGTGATGGAACTCAGCAGCGCCACATTGGCGGGCAAGCACGCGTGGCTGGTGGCCAAGTACCTGGGCGCGGCCCCCACGCCGCTGCTGTGGCTGGTGTTCTGCCTGCACGCCACCGGGCGCGAAGGATGGCTGACCCGGCCGGTGCGCGCGGCACTGGTGGGCTGGGCCGCGCTGGTCTTCGCGGTGGTCTGCACCGACAGCCTGCACCACCTCATGTGGACCGACCTGCGGGTGGTCCCCGGCG
This is a stretch of genomic DNA from Deinococcus aquaedulcis. It encodes these proteins:
- a CDS encoding LacI family DNA-binding transcriptional regulator; the encoded protein is MLEPVTLAQVAREAGVSPSTVSRILNGTANVAPDKRVRVEAVIARLNFRPNPQAQALAGGRSLSIGVVTPSLHSTFYGEALTGIEAALNDTPYHPIVISGQWRTEREQEALNVLLARRVDAVILLGGILDDEVLRPLAQRVPMIAVGREVQGLSDSCIVMDNALGMRLIAGHLLDLGHREFAYISGAERQSDAVERKNAFLGCLQDAGLSIHPDLIQVGQYLEDGGQQAAQRLLDTGRPFTALVCANDQMALGARLTLYRAGLRVPDDVSLTGFDDVVTSRLMTPPLTTVRQAIYDIGVSAAQEALKLLGGQPAQRHVFTPELVIRESTAPPRSRP
- a CDS encoding GNAT family N-acetyltransferase, which gives rise to MHHDLTISDGPYTLRPLREADSAPLLALAQASAQEYAQMVTPPTLGRYYAAALQAVDQQPFVALVNGEYAGATRYMEMRPQQKRLEIGSTWLAPAHMRTPANRTFKRLLLAHAFEELGMLRVEIKTDILNTRSQRAIEALGAVREGVLRQHMPRQDGTQRDTVMYSIVAAEWPAIRARLEGSARR
- a CDS encoding fimbria/pilus outer membrane usher protein; translation: MNRCACPKRPRLGAALGLAALLALAGAAAAQDAPAPDPCALPQTFVDVTVAGQGRGGTLVLMDGERFWLSPSVLREAEAGYADARARCDGQEFVRLNAALDLRYDPGELTLSVGPRLELLPNNTLDLGQVRPPEAEVLPTLPVTTLGVQGEVARRPGDETQSALITHTATVRAGYQNGRFALGAQVGEAGGQGLATAWQGQLGAAYQVRDNLSVEAAAYAVKLGGAPLRLADEQISGLTVTYGSVRAYRLPQLVVALPLDAEVELRVPGVEVPRLNAAAGTLTIRNLPLDLPAGTVELRIRDATGTRFERVTYTAADIQVTARALALRAQAGVRGTRAATQATAVYGLSDEWSLSAELDADTARQQLKASARYVVTDLNTGFGVQYDSATRTRLLLSGDATWARGEWRFGVGAVVPPLDLRAASVAGQVGWSARGTSLGLRAQATPGAARGELGLSVTRKFSPDLSAALGAAVTANDGQVGWRATLGVTWTPTPKLGLNAVASTENGAALLETRAVYQLAPEHTLNAGAVLGSSGTRAATLGYQYVGQARAAAQVSTTGEARVSGSVGAAWVGGQLFLTAAEAGPGVLVRTGVSGVPLVVGGVRVVTDRRGDALVLLASGTRVAAVAPDFDQLPVTVSVQEDGRTLSLSPYGVTVLDWSKNFARFAWVRLLHPDGTPLKYARLNLSGDPTTDDEGWALVPEFSAPQTVQVTEEAPDAPPCQAALVPGTETVTCVPTPPAAP
- a CDS encoding fimbrial biogenesis chaperone, with the translated sequence MIRFLLWTLLCLLGVAGAQTFALSPTAFNMDPARTNTAQVRMDNTGDAPMTFQLEIRKWSTENGQHVYTPTRDVVVNPAQFTLEPGKSQVIRVGLLKKAGNEELAYRVFVRQVPTADVPSQQNNEGNVGLTLRQLVQVSMPVYVAPASSAPKLSYGLRLQDGKVMLDLTNAGNRHLTLRDVNVVAGEARLSLGNAAVLGGSTLSLPLTLDALPTSAELVYSDMNGEERREPLRLP
- a CDS encoding M23 family metallopeptidase, yielding MRRWVGMGVLAAVLAGVLLWLWPLLQQARQVSALLASPAPATRSLPNPLPGQRFEDTWGAARSGGRRHEGIDIFAPRGTPIRATTRGLVINVGPNGLGGRTVMVLGPAGQRHYYAHLERYPNLKRGDWVRAGDVVGFVGDSGNARGTPPHLHYGIYAAGGAINPYPLLRPEQ